One Vitis vinifera cultivar Pinot Noir 40024 chromosome 8, ASM3070453v1 genomic window carries:
- the LOC100250551 gene encoding E3 ubiquitin-protein ligase PUB23 — translation MEEIDVPPFFLCPISLEIMKDPVTVSTGITYDRESIEKWLFSGKNNTCPATKQVLSADSDLTPNHTLRRLIQAWCTLNASNGVERIPTPKIPINKIQIVKLLNDAKSPQLQMKCIGKLRALATESDANKRCIESAGAVEFLASIVSKANFTTFEEESDKGLESRSASSEALSILHYLLLSEAGLKKLVGKNGEFVGCLVRVLQRGNYESRAYAVMLLSSMLQVADPIQLIALKPEFFVEAVQVLQDHISHQATKATLKLLIEVCPWGRNKVKAVEAGAVSILTELLLASSEKRACEMILTVLDQLCGCAEGRAELLKHAAGMAIVSKKILRVSHVASERAVRILYSISKFSATPSVLQEMSQLGVVAKLCLVLQVDCGSRTKEKTRDILRLHARAWKNSPCIPTNLLSSYP, via the coding sequence ATGGAAGAAATCGATGTTCCTCCATTTTTCCTCTGCCCGATTTCtttggagattatgaaagaTCCGGTGACGGTGTCAACGGGTATAACGTACGATCGGGAGAGCATCGAGAAGTGGTTGTTTTCGGGCAAAAATAACACCTGTCCGGCGACGAAGCAGGTTCTGTCGGCGGACTCCGATCTGACTCCCAACCACACTCTCCGGCGGCTGATTCAGGCGTGGTGCACTctcaatgcttcaaacggtgtagAGCGTATTCCGACGCCCAAGATTCCGATCAACAAGATCCAGATCGTGAAGCTTCTCAATGATGCTAAGTCTCCACAGTTGCAGATGAAATGTATCGGAAAACTTCGAGCCCTTGCGACTGAGAGCGACGCCAACAAGCGGTGCATTGAGTCCGCCGGTGCAGTTGAATTCTTAGCTTCAATAGTGAGCAAAGCCAACTTCACAACATTCGAAGAGGAATCAGATAAAGGGCTAGAGTCCAGGAGCGCGAGCAGTGAAGCTCTAAGTATTCTCCATTATCTCCTACTGTCAGAAGCCGGGCTCAAGAAGCTTGTGGGAAAAAATGGTGAATTTGTGGGTTGCTTGGTACGAGTACTACAACGAGGAAACTACGAGTCTCGAGCTTATGCTGTAATGCTATTGAGTTCGATGCTCCAAGTTGCTGATCCAATACAATTAATCGCCTTGAAACCCGAATTCTTCGTGGAAGCAGTGCAAGTTTTGCAGGATCATATATCTCACCAGGCCACAAAAGCTACACTCAAACTACTAATTGAGGTTTGTCCATGGGGGAGAAACAAGGTCAAAGCAGTGGAAGCCGGCGCAGTTTCGATATTGACAGAGCTTCTTCTCGCTTCTTCAGAAAAAAGGGCTTGTGAGATGATCCTAACGGTGTTGGATCAGCTATGCGGGTGCGCGGAAGGAAGAGCCGAACTGTTGAAGCATGCAGCCGGGATGGCTATAGTGTCAAAGAAGATACTGAGGGTTTCTCACGTGGCAAGTGAACGGGCAGTGAGAATTCTGTATTCCATTTCCAAGTTCTCTGCAACTCCAAGTGTTCTTCAAGAGATGTCGCAGCTGGGTGTGGTGGCGAAATTGTGTTTGGTGCTTCAAGTGGATTGTGGGAGCAGGACCAAGGAGAAAACCAGAGATATCCTCAGATTGCATGCCAGGGCATGGAAGAACTCTCCATGCATACCCACCAATTTGCTTTCTTCATATCCATAG